TTGATGCGCCAGCAACACCTCTAAAAATGTTACCTCCGCCAATTACAATGGCAATTTCTATACCTAAATCATGAATTTGTTTGATCTCGGTAGCGTATTCTGCTAACCTTTTAGGATCAATTCCATATTGGCGTTCACCCATTAACGCTTCACCACTTAACTTTAAAAGGATTCTTTTGTATTTCATTATGATATCAGATTCGATTGCGCAAATATAAAATTTTATCTTCTTTAAATAGGTATAATATTTTTATAAATTTCCTACTTCTGTTTTTTCAAAAGTACTTTTGGCTTTTTTGTATCCAATTTCAAAAATTTTGTCCATAATTCGTTTGTTGGTTTCAAAAGTGCTGTATTGAGCCAATTCACTAGGTTGGATTAAAATATCGCACATTCTAAATTTGTTTTGATTGGTTTGATGTTGCATCAAATCTAACGCATGGCTCATAACATTTTTAATAGAAGTTAAATATTTTTCGTCAACCTTTTGTAACGGGCTTACGTACGAGCCGATAAGCAAATCGCAACGTCCTTGAATTACATCGGTTGGAAAATGGTTTAGAATGCCACCATCTGAATAAATTACTTCGTCAATAATATGTGGTGACATAACGCCAGGAAATGCACACGAGGCCATAATGGCATCAACAATTTTAGATTTTGCATCAAAAATGCGTATGCGATTGCGTACCATATCGGTAGCGGTTATGTAAAGCTTAATTTTTAAATCGCCAATTATAGCATCTTCAAAAATAGTATCAAAAACGGTTTTTAGGGCTTGAGAATCTATAAATCCGGCTTTACGTAGGGTAAAATATTTCCATCTAAAAAAATCGATTTTTTTTACAAAATCTAAAATTTCTTTCGAACTGAATCCCCAAGCATATAAAGCACCAACAATGGCACCCGCACTGGTTGCTGAAATCATGTTGGGTTTTATATCTAATTCTTCAAGATATTTTAAAACACCAGCATGTGCAACGCCTTTGGTTCCGCCACCCGAAAAGGTTATTCCGATATTTTTACAATTTTGAATCATATTGCCATTAAAAAAATCACTAAATTTATAGTTTAATTATAGTTAAATAAAAAATGGAAGCTTTAACAATTGCCACTGCTTTTACTTACGCAGCTTATCGTGAAAAAGTTAGTCAAGATTTACAATATAAATTAACGCATACTCCAGACGATGCTTTACTGCCTTATACGCAACTGAATGAAACGCGTATGAATCGTTTAGACAAAACTATTGTTTTAACGGATGAAGTTCGTGCTAAATTGCAACAACTTAAACAAAAATATACATTTTACGTAATTAGTGAAGGCTGGTGCGGGGATGCGGCTCAGTTATTACCTGTAATAAATAAATTAGTTGAAGGTACAGATGCTATTCAGCTAAAAATTATTTTTAGAGATGATAATTTAGATATTATGAATCAATATTTAACCAACGGTTCTCAATCTATTCCAAAGTTAATTATTTTAGATGATAAAGATGATGAGGTTGCTGTTTGGGGCCCACGCCCGGTTCCTGCTACCGAATTAATTCAGGAAAATAAAAAACAATTTGGTAAAGTTACGGACGAAGGTAAAGCTGCATTACAAGTTTGGTATAATAAAGATAAAGGTGAAACTACGCAAAAAGAAATTGTTGCGTTATTAAAATAAAAAAAAATCCCGTTTTAAAACGGGATTTTTTTTATTTTAATATACACCTAAAGCTTTTAAAAATATATTTAAACTCCAAATAATAATTAGTAAACCAACACCAATAAACATTTGTTTTACAGGTAATTTACCTGCTAATTTAGCTGCCAAAGGTGCTGCAATGGTTCCGCCTAAAACTAAAGCTAAAATAAGTTGCCAATGCCCAATACCAATAACAGTAAAAAAAGTTAATGCGCTGGCCATGGTAACAAAAAACTCGGTTAAACTTACCGTTCCAATAACATATTTAGGTGTTTTTCCTTTAGATATTAAAGTACTGGTAACTACCGGTCCCCAGCCGCCGCCGCCAAATGAATCTAAAAACCCTCCAATTCCGGCTAACCAACCTACGCGTTTAATTTTTTTACGCGCTGTACGTTTTTTAAAGGCATTGGTAAATATTTTAATTCCTAAAATTAACGTATAAGCAGCTAATATAGGTTTAATAATATTTGCATATTCATCTCCTAAGGTAGAAAGTAAAATAGCCCCAATTACGGCACCAGCAATACCCGGATAAACAATGTTTTTTAATAGTTTTTTGTTGATGTTTCCAAACTTATAATGGCTAAATCCGGAAGCTCCACTAGAAAATATTTCGGCCGTATGAATACTACTGCTGATCGACGGTAGCGGAACGCCTAAATACAATAAAGCTGCAGTACTGGTAACTCCGTACCCCATTCCTAAAGCGCCATCAATCATTTGGGCAATAAAACCTACGCAAAGTAATATTACAAAACGATCGTCGGTGTTTTCATTTAAAAATTGAAAAGCCAGATTTACATCCTGCCAAGTAAAATAAAAAGAAAGAATGTTAATGAACAATAAAATAATGAATGCTAAAAAGCTAAATAAAGCAATGTGCCTCCATTTTTTTTCACCATTTCCTCTTTTTCGTTTATCAACTTTGCTTAGGCTAAAAGTTTCTTCTATCGGTATTTCTTTATCATGTGCTAATGCCAACCAAGTTTTACTGCTTTTGGTTGGGTTCACAACAATAACTAAACTAACTAATTGTAAATAATTTTCGGTTAACAATTCTACGCGCTCCACTTGCGGATCTTTATCCATTAAAGCACGAATATCGTCGCTTAAACTTGGCGCATAAACAAAAATTTTGCCTATAATTTTGCTTTGCAATAATTTGTTAAGTTCTTCGGCTGCTGCCGTAGAACCGCCAATTAGCAAAACTTCTATTTTTTTCGGGGTAGATTTGTTTCCCATAACTTATTCTAATATTCCGGCACCTACAGTAACATTCGAATTTTCATCTATAAATATAATTCCACCTTGTGCTTGTAAATTAGCAAAGGCATCATATGCCATTGGCGTTACTGTTTTAAGATTGATTTTAGCAATTTGATTTAATTGTACTTCTGTAGCATCAAATTGTTTTTCGAACGTATTTACATCAACCAAATATTTAATAGATTTTACCACCGCTTTTAAACGATTGGTTTGATTTTGAATTAAATATTTACTACCAACCTGAAGTGGCTTTTGGTGCATCCAACAAACCTGAACTTCTAGCTCATTACTAAATTGAGGTAGCTGATTTAAGTTTACTAATAAATCACCTCGGCTAATATCAATATCTTTATCTAATTGAATTACGGCAGATTGTGGTGCAAAAGCTTCGTTAACTTCTTTTAAATTTACTTCAATTGTTGCAATGGTTGCTTCAATTTCAGATGGATAAACTTTAATTTTATCTCCCTTTTTAAATATTCCGCTTGTAATTTTACCGGCGTAACCGCGATAATCGTGTAATTCGGTAGTTTGAGGACGAATAATGTACTGAACCGGAAAACGGCTTGCTTCTAAATTTACGTGCTCTTGAATATTAACCGTTTCTAAAAAGCTTAATAATGTTGGGCCGTTGTACCAAGGCATTTTTGCTGATGCATCTACAATGTTATCACCGTTTAAAGCGCTAATTGGTATAAATGTTACTTGGTTTAGGTTTAATTTTTTGCTTAGTTCTTGAAATTCGGCTTCAATGTTACGGTAAATAGCTTCGTCAAAATCAACTAAATCTAGTTTATTAACCGCAACTACAACTTGTGGAATTTTTAGCATAGATGCAATAAACGCATGGCGTTTGGTTTGCTCGCTAATACCGGTACGTGCATCAACTAATAAAATAATTAATTGCGAATTTGAAGCACCGGTAATCATGTTACGCGTATATTGAATGTGCCCAGGCGCATCGGCAATAATAAACTTACGTTTTGGTGTAGAAAAATATTTATATGCTACATCTATAGTAATACCTTGTTCGCGTTCGGCACGTAATCCGTCTGTAATTAAAGCTAAATCTAAAACGCCATTGTCTTTAAATTTGCTTGCTTTTTCTATTGCTTCAATCTGATCAATTAAAATACTTTTGCTATCGTATAATAAACGACCGATTAAAGTACTTTTTCCGTCGTCAACATTTCCGGCGGTTATAAATCGTAATATATCCATTTGTGCGTTTCGTAATAATTAAAAATAACCTTGTTTTTTGCGATCTTCCATTGCTGCTTCAGAAATTCTGTCGTCAATTCTGGTTTCGCCACGTTCGCTGGTTTTAGAAGCCATAATTTCGCTAATAATATCATCAATAGAATGCGCTTCTGAGGCAACTGCTGCAGTACATGTCATATCGCCCACGGTGCGGTAACGTACATTTTCATTGGTAATAATATCGCTTTCTTCAATAACCACAAATTCGTTTGTTGCTAATAATTGGTTTTGAACGTGAATAACCTCTCGGTTGTGTGTGAAGTAAATAGAAGGTAATTGAATGTTTTCGCGCTTAATGTAGTTCCAAATATCTAATTCGGTCCAGTTGCTAATCGGGAAAGCTCTTACGTTTTCGCCTTTGCTAATTTTTCCGTTATATAAGTTCCACAATTCTGGGCGTTGTAATTTAGGATCCCAACCGCCAAATTCGTCACGAACCGAGAATATACGCTCTTTCGCACGTGCTTTTTCTTCGTCACGGCGAGCACCTCCAATACAACAATCCAATTCAAATTCTTCAATGGTTTCTAAAAGCGTGTACGTTTGTAAAGCATTACGGCTTGCAAACTTACCTTTAGCTTCTTTTAAACCTTGGCGTTTAATGGTATCTTCAACTTTTCTAACAATTAGTTTTTCACCAATTTGCTCGGCCAGTTTGTCTCTAAATTGTAAAACTTCCGGAAAGTTATGTCCGGTATCAATATGAATTAATGGAAAAGGGAATTTTCCTGGTTTAAAGGCTTTAAGTGCTAAATGCACCAAAGTTATACTATCTTTTCCGCCACTAAAAAGCAATGCCGGGCGTTCAAATTGCCCTGCAACTTCTCTAAATATATGAATTGATTCAGATTCTAATTGATCTAAATAATCTAGTTCGTATTTTGTACTCATGTTATTTATGTATATGTAGTCCACATTCTTTTTTTGATGCATCTTCCCACCACCAACGGCCGGCTCTAAAATCTTCGCCTTCCTGAATTGCACGCGTACATGGTGCACAGCCAATGCTCACAAAACCTTTTTTGTGCAAGCTGTTGTATGGAATTTGGTTGTTGGTAATAAATTCTTGAACCTGATCGGTTGTCCAGAATAAAATAGGATTGAATTTTATAATTTGATGCGTTTCATCCCATTCAAAAACCGGAATATCTTTTCTGTTTGGTGAATGTTCAGCACGCAATCCGGTTATCCAAACTTGTTTACCTTGTATTGCTTGGTTTAACGGAATTACTTTACGGATGTTACAACATTGCTTTCTGTTTTCTACCGATTGATAAAATGAATCGGGCCCTTTTTCGGTTAAAAAAGCACTTAATTCTGCTGCGGGTGGGGTATAGGTTTTAATTTTTACTTTGTACTTGGCTACGGTTCTGTTCCACGTTTCATACGTTTGTTCAAACAAACGCCCGGTATCTAAAGTAAAAATTTCTACAGGTTCATTTTTTAGTAAAAAAGTGATTGCCTGATCTTCATAACTAAAGCTTGTAGAGAAAACAATTTCAGAAAAATGTTGTGTTAAATAGGCTATTTGTTGTTGAAAATCAAGTTTGTCGATGCCTTGTTCTAACAACGCATCGTATTTGGTTTTTAATACGGTATTCATCACGTAAGTTTATATATACAAATATATAAATTCTATAAGTTATACCAAAATGGTATAGTTTTAATGCAAAAAAAATAGATGATTAGCCTTTTATAAAGGCTTCAAGGGTTGCTTGCATCATGCTAGCACGGGTTTCGTCACGAATAATAATTAATTGTTTGCGTAAATAACAAGTTGCTTCGTCTAAACAATCATCACATTTTTCGTAATAATTTAATGAAACGCAAGGCGTAAGAGAAATTGGACCGTCAAAAATACGGTATAAATCGGCCAGAGAAACTTCTGAAGGATGTTTAAGTAAGTAATATCCGCCGCCAATGCCTTGTTTGCTGTTTACTAATTTCCAGCGTTTTAATTCTAACAAAATTTGCTCCAAAAATTTTTTTGGAATATTTTCTTTTTCGGCAATATGTGCTGTAGTTAAACTGCCTTGTTGGTAGTTTCTTGCCAAGCAAACCATTGCTTTTAATGCGTATTTACATTTTTTAGAAATCATAACTTTGTTTTAGAATTGCTGTTTGTTACAGCACATTGCTAGGACAAAGCTAACAAATTTATTTGTATTAAAACGATGAAGTACGTGGTTTGGTTTGATTTAACGAATTAGTTCTAAAAAATACGAGGTTGGTGTGTTTTGGTACAATGTTATTTTAATTTGAATATCTGGATCGCCTGGATATTTAACTACTTCGTACAAACGTAAGCTATCAATTGTAGTTGCATTTTCATTTTTTTGGGAATCAAATTTTGCATCTGGATATTCGTTTTTTACATCGTTTAAAAATGAATCTGCATGAATTCCGGCTAAAGAAATTGCTTCGTTTTCTGGTTTGTCATAGCCATAAATACTTCCTTTAAATATGCTGTTTATTGCATATTGCTTTTGACTTAATGTAATATTCATAATAAATGGTTTAAATTGTATTTAAATGTACGTTTTGTTAAAGACAAAATAGGACGTTACAAAAAAAAGAAAGCAAAATGCTTTCTTTTAATTTATTCGTTTTAATGTAATTTTATTATCTAAACTCATGCCGCCGGGGTTACAACCTGGTTGTTCTTCTGGAATTTCGATGCCTTGTTTTTTAAAATGAGTAACCCAAATTGGAAAATAATCTGCAGAATTTGGTTCTTTGTACGTCATCGGAAATAATTGAAAAAACGGTTGATTGTTATTGGCAGTTAAAAATGCATCGTAAATTAATTCTGAACAATAATATTTTCCGTTGTTGTATATAAAATCACTATCGTACGGAATGCCTAATTGGTTTTCTGAAAAAGTTAAAGCGTTTGGAATTAACTTTTGGTATTCGGGTAATAATTCTCCAACATAAATCGGATCTTTAGAATAAGCCAAAAATGTTTTTATGGGTGTTTTAACAACGGCCTTGCCAATGGCTTCGTAAACAAAAGTTTCTCCGTTTTGTACCACAACCAATCCCATATGATTAAACTTTTCGTTATTATATCCTTGCGTAACCGCATTTATGGCATCGCACATTGGTCCGCAATTGATGTTAATAAATAATAAATCGCCGTTTTTAAACGAATGGTTTTGTGCTGTAAAAAGCTGAGTTAGCAATAACGCAAGTAAGAAAATTATTTTTTGAAAGATGTTTTTTATAACAGACATGATTGTAATCGATTTAAATTGAAAAAAGAAGCTTATTCAGCTTCTTTATAATTGGGGTTATATGTTTTTTCAAAATCAAGAGGATGCACGGCATCGTTAACCGAATACGCTCCAATTTTTGTTCGGCGTAAAGCAGTTAAATGTGCTCCCGATTGTAAAGCTTTTCCGAAATCGTAAGCTAATGATCGAATATAAGTTCCTTTGCTGCAAACTACTCTAAAATCTATTTCAGGTAAGGCAACGCGGGTAATTTCGAAAGTCATAATTTCAACTTTGCGTGCT
This genomic window from Flavobacterium agricola contains:
- a CDS encoding RrF2 family transcriptional regulator produces the protein MISKKCKYALKAMVCLARNYQQGSLTTAHIAEKENIPKKFLEQILLELKRWKLVNSKQGIGGGYYLLKHPSEVSLADLYRIFDGPISLTPCVSLNYYEKCDDCLDEATCYLRKQLIIIRDETRASMMQATLEAFIKG
- a CDS encoding thioredoxin family protein, producing the protein MEALTIATAFTYAAYREKVSQDLQYKLTHTPDDALLPYTQLNETRMNRLDKTIVLTDEVRAKLQQLKQKYTFYVISEGWCGDAAQLLPVINKLVEGTDAIQLKIIFRDDNLDIMNQYLTNGSQSIPKLIILDDKDDEVAVWGPRPVPATELIQENKKQFGKVTDEGKAALQVWYNKDKGETTQKEIVALLK
- the cysD gene encoding sulfate adenylyltransferase subunit CysD codes for the protein MSTKYELDYLDQLESESIHIFREVAGQFERPALLFSGGKDSITLVHLALKAFKPGKFPFPLIHIDTGHNFPEVLQFRDKLAEQIGEKLIVRKVEDTIKRQGLKEAKGKFASRNALQTYTLLETIEEFELDCCIGGARRDEEKARAKERIFSVRDEFGGWDPKLQRPELWNLYNGKISKGENVRAFPISNWTELDIWNYIKRENIQLPSIYFTHNREVIHVQNQLLATNEFVVIEESDIITNENVRYRTVGDMTCTAAVASEAHSIDDIISEIMASKTSERGETRIDDRISEAAMEDRKKQGYF
- a CDS encoding patatin-like phospholipase family protein → MIQNCKNIGITFSGGGTKGVAHAGVLKYLEELDIKPNMISATSAGAIVGALYAWGFSSKEILDFVKKIDFFRWKYFTLRKAGFIDSQALKTVFDTIFEDAIIGDLKIKLYITATDMVRNRIRIFDAKSKIVDAIMASCAFPGVMSPHIIDEVIYSDGGILNHFPTDVIQGRCDLLIGSYVSPLQKVDEKYLTSIKNVMSHALDLMQHQTNQNKFRMCDILIQPSELAQYSTFETNKRIMDKIFEIGYKKAKSTFEKTEVGNL
- a CDS encoding YiiX/YebB-like N1pC/P60 family cysteine hydrolase, which codes for MSVIKNIFQKIIFLLALLLTQLFTAQNHSFKNGDLLFININCGPMCDAINAVTQGYNNEKFNHMGLVVVQNGETFVYEAIGKAVVKTPIKTFLAYSKDPIYVGELLPEYQKLIPNALTFSENQLGIPYDSDFIYNNGKYYCSELIYDAFLTANNNQPFFQLFPMTYKEPNSADYFPIWVTHFKKQGIEIPEEQPGCNPGGMSLDNKITLKRIN
- a CDS encoding phosphoadenylyl-sulfate reductase — protein: MNTVLKTKYDALLEQGIDKLDFQQQIAYLTQHFSEIVFSTSFSYEDQAITFLLKNEPVEIFTLDTGRLFEQTYETWNRTVAKYKVKIKTYTPPAAELSAFLTEKGPDSFYQSVENRKQCCNIRKVIPLNQAIQGKQVWITGLRAEHSPNRKDIPVFEWDETHQIIKFNPILFWTTDQVQEFITNNQIPYNSLHKKGFVSIGCAPCTRAIQEGEDFRAGRWWWEDASKKECGLHIHK
- a CDS encoding sulfate adenylyltransferase subunit 1 → MDILRFITAGNVDDGKSTLIGRLLYDSKSILIDQIEAIEKASKFKDNGVLDLALITDGLRAEREQGITIDVAYKYFSTPKRKFIIADAPGHIQYTRNMITGASNSQLIILLVDARTGISEQTKRHAFIASMLKIPQVVVAVNKLDLVDFDEAIYRNIEAEFQELSKKLNLNQVTFIPISALNGDNIVDASAKMPWYNGPTLLSFLETVNIQEHVNLEASRFPVQYIIRPQTTELHDYRGYAGKITSGIFKKGDKIKVYPSEIEATIATIEVNLKEVNEAFAPQSAVIQLDKDIDISRGDLLVNLNQLPQFSNELEVQVCWMHQKPLQVGSKYLIQNQTNRLKAVVKSIKYLVDVNTFEKQFDATEVQLNQIAKINLKTVTPMAYDAFANLQAQGGIIFIDENSNVTVGAGILE
- a CDS encoding sulfite exporter TauE/SafE family protein is translated as MGNKSTPKKIEVLLIGGSTAAAEELNKLLQSKIIGKIFVYAPSLSDDIRALMDKDPQVERVELLTENYLQLVSLVIVVNPTKSSKTWLALAHDKEIPIEETFSLSKVDKRKRGNGEKKWRHIALFSFLAFIILLFINILSFYFTWQDVNLAFQFLNENTDDRFVILLCVGFIAQMIDGALGMGYGVTSTAALLYLGVPLPSISSSIHTAEIFSSGASGFSHYKFGNINKKLLKNIVYPGIAGAVIGAILLSTLGDEYANIIKPILAAYTLILGIKIFTNAFKKRTARKKIKRVGWLAGIGGFLDSFGGGGWGPVVTSTLISKGKTPKYVIGTVSLTEFFVTMASALTFFTVIGIGHWQLILALVLGGTIAAPLAAKLAGKLPVKQMFIGVGLLIIIWSLNIFLKALGVY